A region from the Acyrthosiphon pisum isolate AL4f chromosome A1, pea_aphid_22Mar2018_4r6ur, whole genome shotgun sequence genome encodes:
- the LOC100160157 gene encoding SPRY domain-containing SOCS box protein 3, producing the protein MAQSSYKLLQDLQNSTNYECLTAGNDLEWGWDPLESNTDVNISDDTLNVVIHPNSSRGTGAVRGDMPFVPGHIYYWEIKVDGSPTATDMIIGVGTKDFDLESSKNEYTSLIGSDEKSWGYSYKGVKHHGGESLMYGQRCDRGEALIGVRLDMCRGTLEFFHNRIPLGVAFEKLNNTHLLYPMVCSTACRTHFTIKYCRSLPVNLQLYCLQAFDSSKNSLIPFGILKMVMDSWWIPKSYSS; encoded by the exons ATGGCCCAATCGAGTTATAAGCTATTGCAAGACCTCCAAAATTCGACGAACTACGAGTGTTTGACTGCCGGTAACG ACTTGGAATGGGGATGGGATCCCTTGGAATCAAACACTGATGTGAATATATCAGACGACACGTTAAATGTAGTAATTCATCCAAACTCTAGCCGGGGTACCGGAGCGGTTCGTGGTGACATGCCATTTGTGCCGGGTCATATCTACTATTGGGAGATCAAAGTGGACGGTTCACCTACCGCCACTGACATG ATAATTGGTGTTGGCACAAAAGATTTCGACTTGGAGAGCTCTAAAAACGAATATACTAGTCTAATAGGATCGGATGAGAAATCGTGGGGATATTCTTATAAAG GTGTCAAACACCATGGAGGAGAAAGTTTGATGTATGGTCAGAGATGTGATCGTGGTGAAGCATTGATAGGAGTTCGATTGGATATGTGCAGAGGGACATTGGAATTTTTCCATAATAGAATTCCGTTAG gtgtggcttttgaaaaactaaataatacacATCTCCTCTACCCGATGGTATGCTCCACTGCATGCCGAACTCATTTCACAATAAAATACTGTCGTTCATTGCCAGTAAATCTGCAACTTTATTGTTTGCAAGCTTTTGACTCTAGTAAGAATTCATTAATACCATTTggtattttgaaaatggtaaTGGATTCTTGGTGGATTCCTAAATCCTATTCGTCATAA